A DNA window from Aminipila luticellarii contains the following coding sequences:
- a CDS encoding magnesium transporter CorA family protein, producing the protein MYYKIENDIMEKTSMEEWENKQDGVALFTSADWEQAVNIRASYLLEQSHDNIRFCKLESYADFLFGTLHIPRKRERNENIGFAFYIMENKLIFIDDTGLVQKNIERISSGKLRKGYTVERFLYDFLISLIEEDVLYLAEIEKDITKMEESILAKEVDDFNYRMLRLKKELSRMYRYYSQLTDLGEGLFDNEMDFFGKDDVATFRIYADRVTRLQSETQVLREYAMQVQEVYQSEIGIRQNDVMKVLTMVTTIFLPLSLIAGWYGMNFTHMPELTWIYGYPMVIALSIVIVLACLWLFKKKM; encoded by the coding sequence GAAAAAACCTCCATGGAGGAATGGGAAAATAAGCAGGACGGTGTGGCTCTCTTTACCAGTGCTGACTGGGAGCAGGCGGTGAATATCCGAGCCAGTTATTTGCTGGAACAAAGCCATGACAATATTCGTTTCTGTAAGCTGGAAAGCTATGCGGACTTTTTGTTTGGTACACTGCACATACCCAGAAAAAGAGAGCGCAACGAGAATATTGGCTTTGCCTTTTACATCATGGAGAATAAACTGATTTTTATCGATGATACGGGTTTGGTCCAGAAAAACATTGAAAGAATAAGCTCCGGTAAGCTCCGGAAGGGGTATACCGTAGAACGGTTCTTATATGATTTTTTAATTTCTCTGATTGAAGAGGACGTTTTATATTTGGCTGAAATCGAAAAAGATATAACCAAAATGGAAGAATCTATTCTAGCAAAAGAAGTGGATGACTTTAATTATCGGATGCTGAGACTAAAAAAAGAACTCTCCCGTATGTATCGTTATTACAGCCAGCTGACAGACTTAGGAGAGGGTCTGTTTGATAATGAGATGGATTTTTTTGGAAAAGACGATGTGGCGACTTTCCGTATATATGCAGATCGAGTGACCAGGCTTCAAAGTGAAACACAGGTGCTCAGAGAGTATGCCATGCAGGTACAGGAGGTCTATCAATCCGAAATCGGTATCCGGCAGAACGATGTGATGAAGGTTCTGACCATGGTGACCACGATTTTTCTTCCGCTGTCTCTGATCGCAGGATGGTATGGAATGAATTTCACCCATATGCCTGAACTAACATGGATATATGGGTATCCGATGGTCATCGCTCTTAGTATCGTTATCGTTCTGGCCTGTTTGTGGCTGTTTAAGAAAAAAATGTGA